In one window of Gossypium hirsutum isolate 1008001.06 chromosome A01, Gossypium_hirsutum_v2.1, whole genome shotgun sequence DNA:
- the LOC107937214 gene encoding serine/threonine-protein phosphatase PP2A catalytic subunit, with amino-acid sequence MPSQGDLDRQIEHLMECKPLSEAEVKALCEQARAILVEEWNVQPVKCPVTVCGDIHGQFYDLIELFRIGGNAPDTNYLFMGDYVDRGYYSVETVTLLVALKVRYRDRITILRGNHESRQITQVYGFYDECLRKYGNANVWKHFTDLFDYLPLTALIESQIFCLHGGLSPSLDTLDNVRALDRIQEVPHEGPMCDLLWSDPDDRCGWGISPRGAGYTFGQDIAAQFNHTNGLSLISRAHQLVMEGYNWCQEKNVVTVFSAPNYCYRCGNMAAILEIGENMDQNFLQFDPAPRQVEPDTARKTPDYFL; translated from the exons ATGCCGTCTCAGGGAGATCTGGATCGTCAGATCGAGCACCTGATGGAGTGTAAGCCGCTGTCTGAGGCGGAGGTGAAGGCGTTATGCGAGCAGGCACGAGCAATACTAGTGGAGGAATGGAACGTACAGCCTGTGAAGTGTCCGGTAACGGTATGTGGAGATATTCATGGACAGTTTTACGATCTAATAGAGCTGTTTCGGATAGGAGGGAATGCGCCTGATACAAATTATCTCTTCATGGGAGATTATGTAG ATCGTGGGTACTACTCGGTTGAGACTGTCACACTCTTGGTGGCACTAAAAGTCCGTTATAGAGATAGAATCACAATTCTTAGAGGAAATCACGAGAGCCGTCAGATTACACAAGT GTATGGTTTTTATGATGAATGCTTGAGAAAATACGGAAATGCTAACGTATGGAAGCATTTTACAGACCTGTTTGATTATTTACCCCTCACAGCTCTTATTGAGAGTCAG ATATTTTGTTTGCATGGAGGACTTTCACCATCGTTGGACACATTAGACAATGTTCGAGCATTAGATCGTATACAGGAG GTTCCTCATGAAGGACCAATGTGTGATCTCTTGTGGTCTGATCCTGATGACCGCTGTGGATGGGGTATATCTCCGCGTGGTGCTGGTTATACGTTTGGACAAGATATTGCAGCTCAGTTCAACCATACCAATGGTCTCAGCCTGATTTCAAGAGCCCATCAACTCGTCATGGAAGGATACAATTGGTGTCAG GAGAAGAATGTGGTGACTGTCTTCAGCGCCCCAAACTATTGTTACCGATGTGGGAACATGGCTGCAATTTTAGAGATTGGGGAGAATATGGACCAGAATTTTCTTCAGTTTGATCCGGCACCTCGGCAAGTTGAACCTGACACCGCACGCAAGACTCctgattattttttataa